The following proteins come from a genomic window of Ptychodera flava strain L36383 unplaced genomic scaffold, AS_Pfla_20210202 Scaffold_94__1_contigs__length_393698_pilon, whole genome shotgun sequence:
- the LOC139129134 gene encoding midasin-like, with amino-acid sequence MTTLIMKATEGIAGDLQESHLNKLVDAGLEIDHNNLDIEKTNRSVFKLICNLKSLRESCQSLTEIQGFCIPAELSDEAGCESATQFEDTAAGGIGDGEGVKDVSDQIENEDQVQDVKKPGDEEKEDNFDDQPDIEDEKEGIEMSDDFEGKLHDVEKTEQDEGSEGESEDDENELDKQMGDVGDENEKLDDRMWGSDDEDDGDGD; translated from the exons ATGACAACACTGATAATGAAGGCAA CTGAAGGCATTGCTGGTGACTTACAAGAGAGCCACCTCAACAAGTTGGTAGATGCTGGTCTGGAGATTGATCACAACAACTTAGACATTGAGAAGACAAATAGGAGTGTATTCAAGTTAATCTGTAATCTCAAAAGTTTAAGAGAGAGTTGTCAATCACTGACAGAAATTCAG GGATTCTGTATACCTGCTGAGTTGAGTGATGAAGCAGGGTGTGAGAGCGCTACTCAGTTTGAGGACACTGCAGCTGGTGGTATTGGTGATGGGGAAGGTGTCAAGGATGTCAGTGATCAGATTGAAAATGAAGACCAG GTTCAAGATGTCAAAAAGCCAGGGGATGAAGAGAAGGAAGATAACTTTGATGATCAACCAGACATTGAAGATGAAAAAGAGGGTATTGAGATGTCGGATGACTTTGAAGGCAAACTTCATGATGTTGAAAAAACAG AACAAGATGAAGGGTCAGAAGGTGAAAGTGAAGATGATGAAAATGAACTTGACAAACAGATGGGTGATGTTGGAGATGAAAACGAGAAGTTGGATGACAGAATGTGGGGcagtgatgatgaagatgatggaGATGGTGACTAA